One part of the Thermococcus radiotolerans genome encodes these proteins:
- a CDS encoding AAA family ATPase, which produces MKIEEVSSKGNAVLEEVKKAIVGKDEVLRLILTTILADGHILLEDLPGLAKTLMAKSFATAMGVRFKRVQFTPDLLPSDILGVSIFNQKTLEFEFKKGPVFTNILLADEINRAPPKTQSALLEAMQERQVTVEGNTYELERPFIVFATQNPIEQEGTYPLPEAQLDRFLVRLRVGYPSKKEEIEILRRRMARKKEEVDITPILTPEEVVEMQRAIEDVYVSDAILEYITEIVLATREDKKEIEVGASPRGSLALLKLSRAYAALEGRDYVIPDDIKAVAVPALSHRLILKRELWYTKVSQESIMAKLLERVPVPKFE; this is translated from the coding sequence ATGAAGATAGAGGAGGTAAGCTCCAAGGGTAACGCCGTTCTTGAGGAGGTCAAGAAGGCGATAGTCGGAAAGGACGAGGTGCTGAGGCTCATACTGACGACGATTTTGGCGGATGGCCACATACTCCTGGAAGACCTGCCCGGATTGGCCAAGACGCTCATGGCGAAGAGCTTCGCCACCGCGATGGGGGTGAGGTTCAAGCGCGTCCAGTTCACACCCGACCTTCTCCCCAGCGACATCCTCGGCGTCAGCATCTTCAACCAGAAAACGCTCGAGTTCGAGTTCAAAAAGGGCCCCGTCTTCACGAACATACTCCTCGCCGACGAGATAAACCGTGCCCCGCCCAAGACCCAGAGCGCTCTCCTAGAGGCCATGCAGGAGAGGCAGGTCACCGTCGAGGGCAACACGTACGAACTTGAGAGGCCGTTCATAGTCTTCGCCACTCAGAACCCAATAGAGCAGGAGGGTACTTATCCGCTTCCGGAGGCCCAGCTGGACAGGTTCCTCGTCAGGCTCCGCGTCGGTTATCCGAGCAAGAAAGAGGAGATAGAGATACTTCGCAGAAGGATGGCGAGGAAGAAGGAGGAGGTGGATATAACACCGATCCTGACCCCAGAGGAAGTCGTAGAGATGCAAAGGGCCATAGAGGACGTCTACGTCAGCGACGCAATCCTGGAGTACATAACCGAGATAGTCTTAGCCACGAGGGAGGACAAGAAGGAGATAGAGGTTGGGGCCTCGCCCAGGGGGAGCCTCGCCCTTCTCAAGCTCTCCAGAGCCTATGCCGCCCTAGAGGGTAGGGACTACGTCATCCCAGACGACATAAAGGCCGTCGCCGTTCCGGCGCTGAGCCACAGGCTCATCCTCAAGAGGGAGCTCTGGTACACGAAGGTCAGCCAGGAGAGCATAATGGCGAAGCTCCTTGAGCGCGTTCCAGTTCCCAAGTTTGAGTGA
- a CDS encoding type II secretion system F family protein, with protein sequence MMAGGLSGALIQIIERMVPKRWMRRYEVFIYSSGINFLAAEYLIVSLLVGIIGAVLVDMFSTAVYAVITFLALFGAMAFGYPYWRISKRIEEMEKMLPDAFFYLASSLRAGISFSEALEELTTAKFGSLTDEFKKTVAEIKKGRPTVEALRAFAIRNRKSPVIYRSMMIIIEALERGAPMSDVLVFVGNDVREILRIKQERKASTGMQVMFFIITSGFIGPLILGIVAQVMLAMSTGNVEFPVETVRTILLGFVALQAIVSGLGIGVIREGKYSAGIKYSLLLVIMGVAVFQGASGLNLAV encoded by the coding sequence ATGATGGCGGGAGGATTGTCAGGAGCATTGATTCAGATCATTGAGAGGATGGTTCCCAAGCGGTGGATGAGGCGCTATGAGGTGTTCATATACTCCTCGGGAATAAACTTCCTCGCCGCCGAGTACCTCATCGTCTCCCTGCTGGTCGGAATAATCGGTGCCGTACTCGTTGATATGTTCTCCACAGCCGTCTACGCCGTCATAACCTTCTTGGCCCTCTTTGGAGCAATGGCCTTTGGTTACCCCTACTGGAGGATCAGTAAGCGTATTGAAGAGATGGAAAAGATGCTCCCGGATGCCTTCTTCTATCTGGCCAGCTCGCTCAGGGCGGGTATCTCTTTCTCGGAGGCCCTAGAGGAGTTGACAACAGCCAAATTCGGTTCGCTAACTGATGAGTTCAAGAAAACCGTCGCCGAGATAAAGAAGGGTCGTCCAACCGTTGAAGCCCTCAGGGCCTTTGCGATAAGGAACAGAAAGTCTCCCGTCATCTACCGTTCGATGATGATCATCATCGAGGCCCTCGAGAGGGGTGCCCCGATGAGCGACGTTCTTGTCTTCGTTGGAAACGATGTCAGGGAGATACTCAGGATAAAGCAGGAGAGGAAGGCCTCAACGGGCATGCAGGTGATGTTCTTCATAATTACCAGCGGCTTTATCGGACCCCTTATACTCGGCATAGTCGCCCAGGTAATGCTGGCTATGAGCACCGGCAACGTGGAGTTCCCGGTGGAGACCGTGAGGACCATACTGCTGGGATTCGTTGCCCTCCAAGCGATAGTTTCGGGCCTTGGAATTGGCGTTATAAGAGAAGGGAAATACTCAGCAGGCATAAAGTACAGCCTGCTGCTCGTAATAATGGGAGTGGCAGTATTCCAGGGAGCCTCAGGCCTCAACCTCGCCGTCTGA
- a CDS encoding type II secretion system F family protein, which translates to MGVVKAITDFLERLGGKTVEVAEKPIRRIPQGKSVQERLRALKELQKEIEKERAEEEKEKEIEEILEWRKKEIQKPFSERLAETVLRYFKGPVQSLTNSLKGLDQELYRASILMPQEKYVALMLAVAVFAGIFGFLFAYLLYIPLDMSALVGFLGFVGGFMYMRYYPRMVWKRRVVEVERAMPYALRHMASLLSAGVGISEALLSVARADYGVISEEFELILRDMRTGSSFEDALTKFDEKMGSENVSRVVKQILRAIKFGGNLSEILYKLAEDFAFEYRMKLIEYVQRVNGIAFIYMFMTIVMPTMFVVGILAGSVMAQQLVLPPETLAVILLFAFPALSFIVVNMIKKGEPR; encoded by the coding sequence GTGGGCGTCGTTAAAGCCATCACCGACTTTTTGGAGCGCCTAGGGGGAAAGACGGTAGAGGTTGCCGAGAAACCCATAAGGAGAATCCCCCAGGGCAAAAGTGTTCAGGAGAGACTCCGGGCGCTCAAAGAACTGCAGAAGGAAATCGAGAAGGAGAGGGCAGAGGAAGAAAAGGAGAAGGAGATAGAGGAGATTCTGGAGTGGAGGAAGAAGGAGATCCAGAAGCCCTTCTCCGAGAGGCTTGCGGAGACGGTGCTCCGCTACTTCAAGGGACCGGTTCAATCACTCACGAACTCCCTCAAGGGCCTCGACCAGGAGCTCTACCGGGCGAGCATACTGATGCCCCAGGAGAAGTACGTCGCACTGATGCTGGCGGTGGCCGTGTTTGCGGGCATCTTTGGATTCCTGTTCGCGTACCTTCTATACATTCCCCTCGATATGTCAGCCCTCGTTGGATTCCTCGGCTTTGTGGGCGGCTTCATGTACATGAGGTACTACCCGCGAATGGTGTGGAAGCGCAGGGTTGTTGAAGTTGAGAGGGCGATGCCCTATGCCCTGAGGCACATGGCTTCTCTCCTCAGCGCCGGTGTTGGTATATCCGAGGCCCTGCTATCCGTTGCCCGCGCCGATTACGGCGTTATATCCGAGGAGTTTGAGCTCATCCTGAGGGATATGAGGACGGGTTCCTCCTTTGAGGATGCCCTCACCAAGTTTGATGAAAAGATGGGCTCCGAGAACGTCAGCCGTGTCGTCAAACAGATACTCAGGGCGATAAAGTTCGGTGGAAACCTCTCCGAGATACTCTACAAGCTGGCCGAGGACTTCGCCTTTGAGTACAGGATGAAGCTCATAGAGTACGTCCAGAGGGTCAACGGTATAGCGTTCATCTACATGTTCATGACAATAGTCATGCCTACCATGTTCGTCGTTGGAATACTCGCCGGCTCAGTGATGGCACAGCAGCTCGTACTGCCCCCGGAGACCCTCGCGGTTATACTGCTGTTCGCCTTCCCGGCGCTGTCGTTCATAGTGGTCAACATGATTAAGAAGGGAGAGCCGAGGTGA
- a CDS encoding carboxypeptidase M32 yields the protein MESVFQNETVREILTRYRRIWAIGHAQSVLGWDMEVNMPREGILERSVAQGELSVLSQEFLLKPEFIELVEKAKGIEDLNEYERGVVRVLDRNIRISRSFPPEFLREMSEVTSQATKAWEEAKRSDDYSKFEPWLDRIIDLAKRAADYLGYEDEPYDALLDLFEEGTTTKDVTRMFDKLEKELKPLLEKIMEEGKVPQSHPLEKETYEQAQMEKVNRWILEKFGFPLGVRSRLDVSAHPFTTEFGIRDVRITTRYEGYDFRMTVLSTVHEFGHALYELQQDERFMFSPIVGGVSLGIHESQSRFWENIVGRSREFAGLIYPTLRENLPFMSKYTPEDVYLYFNMVRPDFIRTEADVVTYNFHILLRFKLERMMLNEGVKAKELPELWNDEMENLLGIRPKTYREGILQDIHWAHGTVGYFPTYSIGTLLSAQLYYHMKRDLNVEELISEGNFGPIKDWLRERIHRHGSIYPPKELLQRAIGEELNPDYFIRWVKERYL from the coding sequence ATGGAAAGCGTCTTCCAGAACGAGACCGTCAGGGAGATACTCACGAGGTACAGGCGCATCTGGGCAATAGGCCACGCCCAGAGCGTCCTCGGCTGGGACATGGAGGTCAACATGCCGCGGGAGGGCATCCTCGAGAGGAGCGTCGCCCAGGGCGAGCTTTCCGTTCTCAGCCAGGAATTCCTCCTCAAGCCGGAGTTCATCGAGCTCGTCGAGAAGGCCAAGGGAATCGAGGATCTCAACGAGTACGAGCGCGGTGTCGTCAGGGTTCTTGACAGGAACATAAGGATAAGCCGCTCTTTCCCACCTGAGTTCCTCAGGGAGATGAGCGAGGTCACGAGCCAGGCAACGAAGGCCTGGGAGGAGGCGAAGAGAAGCGACGACTACTCCAAGTTTGAGCCGTGGCTCGACAGAATCATAGACCTCGCGAAGCGCGCCGCCGACTACCTCGGCTACGAGGACGAGCCCTACGATGCCCTGCTCGACCTCTTCGAGGAGGGAACCACGACAAAGGACGTCACAAGGATGTTCGACAAGCTCGAGAAGGAGCTCAAGCCTCTCCTCGAGAAGATAATGGAAGAGGGGAAAGTTCCCCAGAGCCACCCGCTTGAGAAGGAAACCTATGAGCAGGCCCAGATGGAGAAGGTGAACCGCTGGATACTCGAGAAGTTCGGCTTTCCACTCGGCGTTCGCTCAAGGCTCGACGTTTCGGCCCATCCCTTCACGACTGAGTTCGGAATAAGGGACGTCAGGATAACCACGCGCTACGAGGGCTACGACTTCAGGATGACCGTCCTCAGCACGGTCCACGAGTTCGGACATGCGCTCTACGAGCTCCAGCAGGACGAGAGATTCATGTTCAGTCCCATAGTCGGGGGCGTCTCCCTCGGAATCCACGAGAGCCAGAGCCGCTTCTGGGAGAACATCGTCGGCCGCTCAAGGGAGTTCGCGGGCCTCATCTATCCAACCCTTCGGGAGAACCTGCCCTTCATGTCCAAGTACACACCCGAAGACGTCTACCTGTACTTCAACATGGTGCGCCCGGACTTCATAAGGACCGAGGCCGACGTCGTTACCTACAACTTCCACATACTCCTCCGCTTCAAGCTCGAGAGGATGATGCTCAACGAGGGAGTCAAGGCCAAAGAGTTGCCGGAACTCTGGAACGACGAGATGGAGAACCTCCTCGGCATAAGGCCGAAAACCTACCGCGAGGGAATCCTGCAGGATATCCACTGGGCCCACGGAACGGTCGGTTACTTCCCGACCTACAGCATCGGAACACTCCTCTCGGCCCAGCTCTACTACCACATGAAGCGCGACCTCAACGTGGAGGAGCTGATAAGCGAGGGCAACTTCGGACCCATAAAG
- a CDS encoding carbohydrate kinase family protein, translated as MELDLAVLGHVSIDHIRFPGRDEILYPGGAAAAVATSAALAGARVGLITKVGEDFPREWLEKLASVLDVRGVQILPGRTIHIYMIYHENGTVDAPVDMGVARNMGETQIPEEYMNAKIFHIAPIPPEEQLKALKRLEGKRISLDFNPTYIEDYAKRTELMREIASRVEVLFPNEREALTITKARDVKRAAEVLYEWGAKVVVVTRGERGVLVYDGDFREFPALPISPHEIVDPTGAGDAFAGGFLAMYSRGAALEDCVRRGLERAREVLKKTGSWSV; from the coding sequence ATGGAACTCGACCTGGCTGTACTGGGCCACGTCTCGATAGACCACATTCGGTTTCCGGGGAGGGATGAGATACTCTACCCCGGTGGTGCGGCCGCGGCCGTGGCTACTTCGGCAGCTTTGGCCGGCGCGAGGGTTGGCCTGATAACCAAAGTTGGAGAGGATTTTCCCAGGGAATGGCTCGAAAAGCTCGCCTCCGTTCTGGACGTGAGGGGCGTTCAAATCCTGCCCGGCAGGACGATTCACATATACATGATTTACCACGAGAACGGAACCGTGGATGCTCCAGTTGACATGGGCGTCGCCCGTAACATGGGGGAGACCCAGATTCCAGAGGAGTACATGAACGCCAAAATCTTTCACATAGCCCCGATTCCACCAGAGGAACAGCTCAAGGCCCTGAAAAGGCTGGAGGGCAAGAGGATAAGCCTGGACTTCAACCCGACCTACATCGAGGACTACGCCAAGAGAACCGAGCTCATGAGGGAGATAGCATCGCGGGTCGAGGTTCTCTTTCCAAACGAGAGGGAGGCTTTAACGATAACCAAGGCCCGGGACGTGAAGAGAGCCGCTGAGGTACTGTACGAATGGGGAGCGAAGGTGGTCGTGGTAACGCGTGGCGAGAGGGGGGTTCTCGTCTACGACGGTGATTTCAGGGAGTTCCCAGCGCTTCCGATATCCCCCCACGAGATAGTCGACCCCACCGGTGCGGGGGATGCCTTTGCGGGAGGATTTCTTGCGATGTACTCCAGAGGCGCGGCGCTCGAAGACTGTGTGAGACGGGGCCTGGAGAGGGCGAGGGAAGTTCTGAAAAAAACCGGAAGCTGGAGCGTTTAA
- a CDS encoding DUF4129 domain-containing protein: protein MEMSTRVKLLVLSGLLFSLMALMVNYSAATSETSRGSPAQWAGVLVMILAIVGLFVIVGVFLGWKDPFQRLDSGGLALFVRYIMLALGFSGLVLVMYLIRENTAVKIPSNNSTALNASVNGSAPVQTSSHYNGTQLAPTRQSLPSQYLLYAVLLIVIVVFAYLAVIQYRTYLRKKERKEMKLRAELFDRKLDELGLEMFESPREAIVGIYKNAVLWLEYLGMPYQESWTHWEHAKHVKYMHDAFVKLTRLFEKAKYAPEKITWDDARRALEVYREMRRGVNEV, encoded by the coding sequence ATGGAAATGTCCACCAGGGTAAAATTACTGGTCCTCTCTGGACTGCTGTTTTCACTGATGGCCCTGATGGTCAACTACAGCGCGGCCACATCGGAGACCTCGAGGGGCAGCCCCGCCCAGTGGGCAGGTGTTCTCGTGATGATCCTCGCGATAGTTGGCCTGTTCGTTATCGTTGGTGTATTTCTGGGATGGAAGGACCCCTTTCAGAGACTTGATTCGGGCGGCCTCGCCCTTTTCGTCAGGTATATCATGCTGGCCCTGGGATTTTCCGGCCTTGTTCTCGTGATGTATCTGATTCGGGAAAATACGGCCGTAAAAATCCCCTCCAACAACAGTACTGCCTTAAACGCTTCCGTGAACGGTTCCGCGCCCGTTCAGACTTCTAGTCACTACAACGGCACCCAACTGGCCCCGACCAGGCAGTCCCTCCCCTCCCAGTACCTCCTCTATGCCGTCCTGCTCATTGTGATAGTGGTCTTTGCATACCTCGCCGTGATCCAGTACAGGACGTACCTGCGGAAGAAGGAACGCAAGGAGATGAAGCTCCGGGCCGAGCTCTTCGACAGGAAACTCGACGAACTCGGCCTTGAGATGTTTGAGAGCCCAAGGGAGGCCATTGTGGGTATATACAAGAACGCCGTTCTCTGGCTTGAGTACCTCGGGATGCCGTACCAGGAGAGCTGGACGCACTGGGAGCACGCGAAGCATGTTAAATACATGCACGATGCCTTCGTCAAGCTGACACGGCTCTTCGAAAAGGCCAAATACGCCCCCGAGAAAATAACATGGGATGATGCCCGGAGGGCCCTCGAGGTTTACCGCGAGATGAGGAGGGGCGTGAATGAGGTTTAA
- a CDS encoding DUF2118 family protein, whose translation MERVPRLYVEAPPEECLEGRKVKKDCVVISGNVEVWLKRDESVPDFIDIKRAKFLAKEVYDRFYLYVDRMEGKMLADAILVLPDGRTRIYLKRDDELLILPVEGYTKTLIANVGNRVRTGDAFAAITTRKGEVHYIKPPKTGTVVFIDEVTNRPHYVYYILPEE comes from the coding sequence GTGGAGAGGGTTCCAAGGCTCTACGTTGAGGCTCCTCCCGAGGAGTGCCTTGAGGGAAGGAAGGTTAAAAAAGACTGCGTGGTCATCAGCGGGAACGTTGAGGTCTGGCTGAAAAGGGACGAGAGCGTTCCGGACTTCATTGATATCAAAAGGGCCAAATTCCTGGCGAAGGAAGTTTACGACAGGTTCTACCTCTACGTTGACAGAATGGAGGGCAAGATGCTTGCCGATGCCATCCTGGTCCTTCCCGATGGAAGAACACGGATATATTTGAAGAGGGACGATGAACTGCTAATCCTTCCCGTCGAAGGATACACGAAAACCCTGATAGCGAACGTTGGGAACCGGGTGAGGACGGGGGATGCCTTTGCGGCGATAACCACCAGAAAAGGAGAGGTTCACTACATCAAGCCGCCCAAGACGGGAACGGTCGTGTTCATAGACGAGGTGACCAACAGGCCGCACTACGTTTACTACATACTCCCCGAGGAATGA
- a CDS encoding FKBP-type peptidyl-prolyl cis-trans isomerase has product MKIETGDFVVFHYVGKFENGEVFDTSYEDIAKENEIYVEEREYGPLGVNVGVGEIIPGLDEALVGMELGEKKTVTIPPEKAYGMPNPELVIEVAKTEFSNVGIEPIEGMYVMTDSGIAKIAKVGEENVTLDFNHPLAGKTLVFEVEIVDIQKAKEEASDGEVEA; this is encoded by the coding sequence ATGAAGATTGAAACTGGAGATTTTGTGGTGTTTCACTACGTCGGAAAGTTCGAGAACGGCGAAGTTTTTGATACCAGTTACGAGGACATTGCCAAGGAGAACGAGATATACGTGGAAGAGAGGGAGTACGGTCCCCTTGGTGTCAACGTCGGCGTTGGCGAGATAATCCCTGGCCTTGACGAGGCCCTTGTCGGCATGGAGCTTGGGGAGAAGAAGACGGTCACGATACCACCGGAGAAGGCCTACGGCATGCCCAACCCGGAGCTCGTCATTGAGGTGGCAAAGACGGAGTTCTCAAACGTCGGCATAGAGCCCATCGAGGGCATGTACGTCATGACCGACTCGGGAATCGCTAAGATAGCCAAAGTCGGTGAGGAGAACGTCACCCTTGACTTCAACCACCCGCTGGCCGGGAAGACCCTCGTCTTCGAGGTAGAAATAGTGGACATTCAGAAAGCCAAAGAAGAGGCCTCAGACGGCGAGGTTGAGGCCTGA
- a CDS encoding DUF58 domain-containing protein, giving the protein MYPTEKAEEILLALWLIVMLAFLLLRWELVYLTLPIIWLLFVAVFFFKPTLNVEIERVIPHNRFLEGTELEIILRIKSHERIPTLKITEDIPPGLELVEGQKEHVLSLKPGEEREIRYRVRVKRGIHEFNWVRLSYRDPFGFFKVDKAVEVYSEIVGVPIITDVPTPYSTKGTKITVGPLPSPRVGEGVEFHAVREYQPGDPLKIINWKATARTGRIMANEYESERKVDVVFIVDASYTGDLVFDHLVRAAASLMLNALNNGTSFGLLLSEEVPLWIRVDYGKRHFFKCIDFLSTAKPDKNNMITYQVEHLIKARFPAKAQLLYFSPLLTEESRDALRIMAQYGYNVVVISPNPYTAVEPKNREEELALKLLMLQRRAMLMKMSAYGIIIDWDVRKPLEAAIAEVVGL; this is encoded by the coding sequence ATGTACCCAACGGAGAAGGCAGAGGAGATACTCCTCGCCCTCTGGCTAATCGTCATGCTGGCCTTTCTCCTCCTGCGGTGGGAGCTCGTGTACCTGACGCTCCCGATAATATGGCTCCTCTTCGTGGCGGTGTTCTTCTTCAAACCGACCCTCAACGTTGAGATAGAGCGTGTAATCCCCCACAATCGCTTCCTTGAGGGAACCGAGCTGGAGATAATCCTTAGAATTAAATCGCACGAGAGGATACCTACCCTGAAGATCACAGAGGACATCCCGCCGGGCCTGGAGCTCGTGGAAGGGCAGAAAGAGCACGTTCTGTCGCTCAAACCCGGGGAGGAACGGGAGATACGGTACAGGGTTCGCGTTAAGAGGGGAATTCACGAGTTCAACTGGGTGAGGCTGAGCTACCGCGACCCCTTCGGCTTCTTCAAGGTTGACAAGGCGGTGGAGGTTTACAGCGAGATAGTGGGCGTTCCGATAATCACGGACGTCCCGACGCCGTACTCCACCAAGGGAACGAAGATAACCGTCGGCCCGCTCCCATCGCCGAGGGTGGGGGAGGGTGTTGAGTTCCACGCCGTCAGGGAGTATCAGCCGGGCGACCCTCTCAAGATAATCAACTGGAAGGCCACCGCCAGAACCGGCAGGATAATGGCCAACGAGTACGAGAGCGAGCGCAAGGTCGACGTCGTCTTCATAGTGGACGCCTCTTACACGGGGGATCTCGTCTTTGACCACCTCGTCCGTGCCGCGGCTTCCCTCATGCTCAACGCACTCAACAACGGCACGAGCTTCGGACTCCTACTGTCCGAGGAGGTCCCGCTCTGGATTCGAGTTGACTACGGTAAGAGGCACTTCTTCAAGTGCATCGACTTCCTGAGCACGGCCAAACCCGACAAGAACAACATGATAACCTACCAGGTCGAACACCTCATAAAGGCGCGCTTTCCGGCCAAAGCTCAGCTGCTGTACTTCTCCCCCCTCCTGACCGAGGAGAGCAGGGACGCCCTCAGGATAATGGCCCAGTACGGCTACAACGTCGTCGTCATAAGTCCCAACCCTTACACGGCGGTTGAGCCTAAGAACCGAGAGGAGGAGCTTGCGCTGAAGCTGCTGATGCTCCAGAGGCGCGCGATGCTCATGAAAATGTCCGCCTACGGTATCATCATCGACTGGGATGTCAGAAAACCCCTGGAGGCTGCGATAGCAGAGGTGGTGGGTCTATGA